The following proteins are encoded in a genomic region of Rhizobium sp. ZPR4:
- a CDS encoding lipid A biosynthesis lauroyl acyltransferase, which produces MTTETDKKVAVGKRKAWTYEPPKAPPLADFVAGGDRRKAFLRYWLYENIGNAIDLFLYFAFMLLPASVCSDLGGWLGRLLAPRFHKGAYARAAANLKMIRPELGEAELEKLLKAYADSQGRQMAEYSVVPRLARRHVRKIGTEGLVERCSEGPVIFIAPHISNWEVLWHCLLDMGLEVTMNYDPPKRRSRHYIVNRLRKGAGLGILKPGRSFVRPALRILENGGNLLMFCDEGFNGYIRAPFFGRPAHLEGNYALIARMARKTNALIYPVYIVRERGTRFVLRALTPFMLPGRSGSEEHIVQDVAQLNAVIEPMVHSYADQWYFVDNRP; this is translated from the coding sequence ATGACGACCGAGACCGACAAGAAAGTCGCCGTCGGCAAGCGCAAGGCGTGGACCTATGAGCCTCCGAAAGCTCCGCCCCTTGCCGATTTCGTAGCCGGTGGCGACCGGCGTAAGGCATTTCTGCGCTATTGGCTTTACGAGAATATCGGCAACGCCATAGATCTCTTCCTCTATTTTGCCTTCATGTTATTGCCGGCGAGCGTCTGCTCCGATCTCGGCGGCTGGCTCGGGCGCCTGCTGGCGCCGCGCTTCCACAAGGGTGCATACGCGCGCGCGGCAGCCAATCTCAAGATGATAAGACCCGAGCTTGGTGAGGCAGAGCTTGAGAAGCTTTTGAAGGCCTATGCCGATTCTCAAGGGCGGCAGATGGCGGAATATTCCGTGGTGCCGAGATTGGCACGACGGCACGTCCGCAAGATCGGTACCGAAGGGCTGGTCGAGCGTTGCAGTGAAGGGCCGGTGATCTTCATCGCGCCGCATATCAGCAACTGGGAGGTGCTTTGGCATTGCCTTCTCGATATGGGACTTGAGGTCACCATGAACTATGACCCGCCCAAACGCCGCTCACGCCACTACATAGTCAACCGACTGCGCAAGGGCGCCGGCCTCGGAATCTTGAAACCCGGCCGCAGTTTCGTGCGACCGGCCCTGAGAATCCTGGAGAACGGCGGCAATCTGCTGATGTTCTGTGACGAGGGCTTCAACGGGTATATCCGCGCGCCGTTCTTCGGAAGACCTGCGCATCTTGAGGGCAATTACGCGCTCATCGCGCGGATGGCCCGGAAAACGAATGCATTGATCTATCCGGTTTATATTGTTCGGGAGAGGGGGACGAGGTTTGTGCTGAGGGCATTGACGCCTTTCATGCTCCCTGGAAGGTCAGGCAGCGAGGAGCATATTGTTCAGGACGTTGCACAATTAAATGCCGTGATAGAGCCAATGGTGCACTCCTATGCGGACCAATGGTATTTTGTCGATAATCGACCGTAG